The following proteins come from a genomic window of Plutella xylostella chromosome 22, ilPluXylo3.1, whole genome shotgun sequence:
- the LOC105383016 gene encoding nuclear transcription factor Y subunit B-1, with amino-acid sequence MEGDEIGNDLVRLDNGYLVEDDSYVVNSDDVLDQEENNSDSNGGGKNMPLREQDRFLPIANIAKIMKRAIPDNGKIAKDARECVQECISEFISFVTSEASDRCQVEKRKTINGEDVLFALNTLGFDNYVDPLKLYLKKYRELVLNPVTINKLNSKPIIVYEENGQDNSENEGEIQTESGTVIYTYPKGSIGEFIG; translated from the exons ATGGAGGGGGACGAAATTGGTAATGATTTAGTGAGGTTGGATAATGGTTACCTCGTCGAGGACGACTCGTACGTCGTCAATTCTGACGATGTTTTAG ATCAAGAAGAGAATAACTCAGATTCCAATGGTGGTGGCAAGAATATGCCATTGCGGGAACAAGATCGGTTCCTGCCTATTGCCAACATTGCCAAAATTATGAAGCGTGCTATTCCTGACAACGGAAAG aTAGCAAAAGACGCAAGAGAATGTGTGCAAGAGTGCATATCTGAGTTCATATCATTTGTGACAAGTGAAGCCAGCGACCGGTGTCAGGTGGAGAAACGGAAGACAATCAACGGTGAAGACGTACTGTTTGCACTCAACACGCTCGGCTTTGACAACTATGTGGACCCATTGAAATTGtatctgaagaaatatagaGAATTGGTCTTGAATCCC gtaacaataaacaaattgAATAGTAAACCCATTATAGTGTATGAAG AAAATGGTCAAGATAATTCAGAAAATGAGGGCGAGATACAAACAGAAAGTGGCACAGTGATCTACACATATCCAAAAGGCAGCATTGGTGAATTCATCGGGTGA
- the LOC105382210 gene encoding ATP-binding cassette sub-family G member 5, protein MIGSDYTLELCNVFHSGVVEPGSLFQRMTGGVKTGVILKDVSFTTHSGEVTAILGSKGSGKRALLDVIARRVPSQGLVLLDGAPLQPGAFRGTSALLRHSARLLPSLTVQQTLALSLTKVSGYLKSQKVKQVMADLALSQVAHKCVTNLTKSEYRRLVIGVQLIRDPIILLLDEPTWELDPLNTYLVVSILANAAKKYGCAIVLTMEKPRSDVFPFLDRVVYLCLGDVVYAGPTRNLLDYFGSIGFPCPQLENPLMYYLCLSTVDRRSRERFIESNHQIAALVEKFKMEGQALTQAPLHEHRSVMNQGKVPLSYGKPSGAHVVWMLYVRMLASIFNFTKGGMKQVFMRLFCLPLYFLVLWAFYNESADYQTAFITKSGLLFNAIVGTYFISIMNTVCLFGPYRSRYYQESQEGLYSGASLLLSCNLVSLPFSLISTFAATAIIYPIIGDLTEGLDYIYFSLALWSGYVFAEQQALAVMMLVKNGLIAGIVNIYITCVYVMLASGVLRSYKGYEEWLYYLTYITHTRYASIFLHRSVFKQPAFNLLPYSDRENCSSITNLIQTSSTINTNSNANCRYPSGKAFLTERFTSKNFAGDMYQTGDFNLDFNLGVAFAFTVGSMILNKFLYLMPLPSYIKDKFRE, encoded by the exons GTGGAGCCAGGCAGCCTGTTCCAGCGCATGACGGGCGGAGTGAAGACCGGGGTGATACTGAAGGACGTGTCCTTCACCACGCACAGCGGGGAGGTCACCGCCATCTTGGGATCTAAGG GTAGCGGCAAGCGCGCCCTGCTCGACGTGATCGCTCGCCGCGTGCCCTCACAAGGCCTAGTCCTTCTCGACGGAGCCCCGCTCCAGCCCGGGGCCTTCCGCGGCACCAGCGCGCTGCTGCGGCACTCCGCGCGCCTGCTGCCCTCGCTCACCGTGCAGCAGACCCTGGCGCTGTCGCTTACTAAG gTTTCAGGCTATCTGAAATCACAGAAAGTGAAACAGGTGATGGCAGACCTCGCCCTGTCTCAG GTAGCACACAAATGCGTTACGAATCTCACGAAGAGCGAATACCGAAGACTTGTCATCGGAGTGCAGCTGATCAGAGATCCGA TAATCCTGCTGCTAGACGAGCCCACATGGGAGCTGGACCCGCTCAACACGTACCTGGTGGTGTCCATCCTCGCCAACGCCGCCAAGAAGTACGGCTGCGCCATCGTGCTCACCATGGAGAAGCCACGATCAG ACGTGTTCCCCTTCCTCGACCGTGTAGTGTACCTGTGTCTCGGCGACGTGGTCTACGCGGGGCCCACCAGGAACCTGCTCGACTACTTCGGGAGCATAGGGTTCCCGTGCCCGCAGCTTGAGAACCCGCTTATGTACTACT TATGCCTATCAACGGTGGACCGCCGTTCGCGCGAGCGCTTCATAGAGTCCAACCACCAGATAGCGGCACTCGTAGAAAAGTTCAAGATGGAGGGCCAGGCGCTCACGCAGGCCCCTCTGCATGAACACCGCAGTGTCATGAACCAGGGGAAGGTGCCGCTGAGCTATGGCAAGCCGAGCGGCGCGCATGTGGTGTGGATGTTGTATGT aCGAATGTTGGCGTCCATATTCAACTTCACGAAGGGCGGCATGAAGCAGGTGTTCATGAGGCTGTTCTGTCTGCCGCTCTACTTCCTTGTGCTGTGGGCCTTCTATAACGAATCTGCG GACTACCAGACGGCGTTTATAACAAAAAGCGGTCTACTCTTCAACGCGATCGTCGGAACTTATTTCATCAGCATCATGAACACCGTTTGCCTGt TCGGTCCATACAGAAGTCGCTACTACCAGGAGTCTCAGGAGGGTCTGTACAGCGGGGCCAGCCTGCTACTGTCGTGCAACCTCGTCTCACTGCCCTTCTCATTGATCTCCACGTTCGCTGCCACCGCCATTATTTATCC AATCATAGGCGACCTGACCGAAGGCCTCGACTACATCTATTTCTCCCTCGCGCTCTGGTCGGGCTACGTGTTCGCGGAGCAGCAGGCGCTGGCCGTCATGATGCTGGTGAAGAACGGACTCATTGCCGGGATTGTGAATATCTATATCACTTGCGTCTATGTGATGCTGGCTAGCGGGGTTTTGAG ATCATACAAAGGCTACGAAGAATGGCTGTACTACCTGACCTACATCACTCACACGCGCTACGCATCCATCTTCCTTCACCGCAGCGTGTTCAAGCAGCCGGCCTTCAACCTCCTCCCGTACAGCGACCGGGAGAACTGCTCCTCCATCACCAACCTCATCCAGACCTCCTCCACAATCAACACCAACTCGAATGCCAACTGCCGCTACCCCAGCGGCAAAGCGTTCTTAACTGAAAGGTTCACGTCGAAGAATTTTGCAGGAGACATGTATCAGACAGGAGATTTTAATCTGGACTTCAATCTGGGGGTTGCGTTCGCGTTTACTGTTGGCAGTATGATTCTGAATAAGTTTTTGTATCTTATGCCGTTGCCGAGTTATATTAAGGATAAGTTTAGAGAGTAG